The DNA segment CCTCGCCTCATACGTCCCTCCTTTCAAACAATTTATCTTATTAATTGACCATAATATATGCCTTTTTCTAATGTTTGAAAACTAATATTTTAAAGATGATAATATCAGTGGGTTCCAGTTGCGAATGTCGTCATATTCCAGATCGGCAGGAAGATCGCGAGGGCAAAAAGCCCAACCATTCCAAATATTAAGAAAAGGAGAATCGGCTCCAGCAGGGTCGAAAGATTTTTGATGGTATGTCCCACCTCCATATCATAATGGGAACCGACACTATCCATCATCTCATCCAGGGCCCCTGATTTTTCACCCGCCGCTACTGCTTCCTCGATGACAGGGGTGAAAAAACGACACTGCTGCATCCCCTCCGAAAGACTCCTCCCCCGCGTCACCTCGAGCCGGAGTTGATCGACATCACGTTGAAAGGCGCCATTTTCAATCGTTCCTCCTGTAATCTCCAAGGCACGTGTAATCGGCAGACCACTCTTATAAAGGGAGGAGAGGATGTGACAAAACCGCGCATTGGCCACCCGAAGATTGAGTGGTCCAAAAACAGGAAGCTTGAAGGCCAACTCCCCCAGCCTCATCTTCCCGCGCAAGGTCGCCTTGTATCTCCTGTACAGAAAAAGAAAAAGGAGACCTGCCGCCAGAAGGAGAAACCACCAATGGACAAAGAAATAACTCATCTTCATCAGAATGACAGTTGGCAGAGGGAGGGCCGCCTTATAATTAGCATAAAAGGCAGCGAATTTCGGAACGACAACAATCATCAACACCGTGATTGCCAACATAAGCGTGGCAATCACAATCTTCGGATAAAGGGTCGCCGACTTCACGGCGCTCCGGATACCGATCTCTTTTTCCAGGAGATCTCCCAGATGTTTTAAGGTCTCATCCAGGATCCCGGCCTCCTCACCTGCAGCCAGCATATTGACATACAGTTCACGAAAGACTTCCGGAAATTTAGAAAAGGCCTGAGCCAAGGTCGAGCCACTCGCCACTGCAGATCGAATTCCCTGGAGCACCTCGACCATTTTCTTGTTACGCGACTGTCGCAAGAGGGCTGAAAAAATCGAGTCCATTCCCAACCCCGCCTTGAAAAGGGTCTGAAACTGGCGCGTGAAGACAAGCAGCTCTTCCGATCGAATCCGTCTTGAAAAAATCCGTGAAAGAGAGGGGAGACGGAAACCTTTGACGACCTTCCTCACACGAAGCGGAATCAACCCCTGGTTGGAAAGATGGCTCATGAGGGCATCTTCTGCATTCGCCTCAAGCTCACCGGTAATCAGCATCCCTGCAGGATCTCGAGCCCGGTAGGAAAAAAGAGGCATAAGAAAATCAGTCCTCCTGCTGCGTGACTCTTAAAACCTCCTCGATCGTTGTCATACCCGCTTCCACTTTATCAAACCCGTCTTCCAGCATTGTCTTCACCCCGATTTTCCGGAACGATTCTTCGATCTTTGACTCATTCATCCCCTCATCGATCATGACCCTCACCGCCCCCCGAATAGGGGCGAGCTCAAAGATCCCGATCCGACCCGAAAAACCTGAGAGACGGCATTTGGTACAGCCACGCCCGCGATAAAACTTTTTCACGACCCCAATAATCGGCTCAACGCTGGCCAACTGAGGAGGAGCACACTCCTCGCGACATTGTGGACAGATGCGACGGACAAGCCTCTGGGCCATAACCCCCACAAGGGCAGAGGAAAGTAAAAAAGGCTCGACACCCAAGTCGAGAAGTCGACTCACAGCACCCGCCGTGGTGTTGGTATGAAGTGTCGACAAGACCATATGACCGGTGTTCGCCGCCCTCACGGCAATTTCTGCCGTTTCACGATCCCGAATCTCACCGAGCATGATGATGTCAGGATCTTGCCTCAAGATCGCACGAAGGGCCGAGGCAAAGGTAATCCCCGCCTTGGGATTAATCTGGGCCTGGCTGACACCGGCAATCTCTCTCTCCACAGGGTCTTCAATCGAAACAATATTTTTTTCCGGAGAATTCAGACGTTCTAGAGCGGCATAGAGCGTCGTTGATTTCCCGGAGCCGGTCGGACCGGTCA comes from the Deltaproteobacteria bacterium genome and includes:
- a CDS encoding type II secretion system F family protein: MPLFSYRARDPAGMLITGELEANAEDALMSHLSNQGLIPLRVRKVVKGFRLPSLSRIFSRRIRSEELLVFTRQFQTLFKAGLGMDSIFSALLRQSRNKKMVEVLQGIRSAVASGSTLAQAFSKFPEVFRELYVNMLAAGEEAGILDETLKHLGDLLEKEIGIRSAVKSATLYPKIVIATLMLAITVLMIVVVPKFAAFYANYKAALPLPTVILMKMSYFFVHWWFLLLAAGLLFLFLYRRYKATLRGKMRLGELAFKLPVFGPLNLRVANARFCHILSSLYKSGLPITRALEITGGTIENGAFQRDVDQLRLEVTRGRSLSEGMQQCRFFTPVIEEAVAAGEKSGALDEMMDSVGSHYDMEVGHTIKNLSTLLEPILLFLIFGMVGLFALAIFLPIWNMTTFATGTH